The following proteins are encoded in a genomic region of Candidatus Moraniibacteriota bacterium:
- a CDS encoding patatin-like phospholipase family protein: MAKLKRPKIGLALGSGGPRGLAHIGVIKVLKENNIPIDFIAGSSIGAMVGGFYAATKDIGQVEKIALGTNWKMILALIDPSFRQGLLGGKKVNNFIEDHIDKMDFKDLKVPLSVVATNFKNGDAVVINKGDVASAIRASISLPLVFRPVEREGKLLVDGGLSLPVPVEVVRKMGADLVIAVNLDADYFADNNSENNKFGFYKMAENSINLLRHHLAYRNVENADIVISPQVGNAHWGKFLDGKDIISAGEKATKIKLSQLKESIHRENKDVLSKFLDFLKL; encoded by the coding sequence ATGGCAAAACTAAAACGACCTAAAATCGGTTTGGCGTTGGGAAGCGGCGGTCCCAGGGGGCTGGCGCATATCGGCGTAATCAAAGTTCTGAAAGAAAATAATATTCCGATCGATTTTATCGCCGGTTCAAGTATCGGCGCTATGGTCGGCGGATTTTATGCCGCTACCAAAGATATAGGACAAGTGGAAAAGATAGCGTTGGGAACTAACTGGAAAATGATTTTAGCATTGATAGATCCTTCTTTTCGCCAGGGATTGCTGGGAGGTAAAAAGGTAAACAATTTTATCGAAGATCATATCGACAAAATGGATTTTAAGGATTTAAAAGTTCCCCTTTCGGTAGTAGCGACAAATTTTAAGAACGGCGACGCGGTTGTTATAAACAAAGGCGACGTTGCCTCGGCAATCAGAGCCAGTATTTCTTTGCCATTGGTTTTTAGGCCCGTGGAAAGGGAAGGAAAATTATTGGTCGACGGAGGATTATCTTTGCCCGTTCCAGTCGAAGTGGTGAGAAAAATGGGAGCGGATTTGGTAATAGCGGTTAATTTGGATGCCGATTACTTTGCCGACAACAACAGCGAAAACAATAAATTCGGTTTTTATAAAATGGCTGAAAATTCAATCAATCTCCTGCGGCATCACCTGGCCTATCGAAATGTCGAAAATGCCGACATTGTTATCAGTCCGCAGGTTGGAAATGCGCATTGGGGAAAATTTCTGGACGGAAAAGATATAATTTCAGCTGGAGAAAAAGCGACAAAAATAAAATTATCACAATTGAAAGAATCGATACATCGGGAAAACAAGGACGTTCTGAGTAAGTTTTTAGATTTTCTTAAATTATAA
- a CDS encoding FtsX-like permease family protein, producing the protein MTIVVVSLLFINILFIASMMSGLIKTINNQVIDYQYGNIVIEPTKESESDNYIKQANQTLNDIRSIPGVIGAVEHYKEGVKITYDQKKEGTNVKDFSGYLYSVIPSEESNVLKINSKIVSGRYLEDGDRGKILLGREISGGFEATLERASLGGVRVGDEVYVYYPNGISRKYTVAGIFATKSFLADAQAYVTKDEMEDVLGQHDLADEIIVKTATMGDENKYISKIENVLEQKLKLYIWSDFLGALSTVTNSFDFVKLIFYAIGLAVSGASIFIIIYIDLLNQKKQIGILKAIGMESKTIVISYVLQAFFYGLMGVILGRFLLEYAISPYFLKHPLELPIGYISLNIESLDLMRTEISMVVVSLIAGFIPSVQIARKNILDSIFK; encoded by the coding sequence ATGACCATAGTGGTGGTAAGTTTACTTTTCATCAATATTCTTTTTATCGCGTCCATGATGTCCGGACTTATAAAAACTATAAACAATCAGGTTATAGATTATCAATACGGAAACATTGTAATCGAACCGACCAAGGAAAGTGAAAGTGACAACTATATTAAACAAGCGAATCAAACATTAAATGACATCAGAAGCATACCAGGTGTTATTGGGGCGGTAGAGCACTATAAAGAAGGCGTCAAAATCACATATGATCAGAAGAAAGAAGGAACTAACGTTAAAGACTTCAGCGGATACTTATATTCCGTAATCCCTTCAGAGGAATCAAATGTTCTTAAAATAAATTCAAAAATTGTTTCCGGAAGATATCTGGAAGATGGAGATCGAGGCAAGATACTTCTCGGACGGGAAATCAGCGGAGGCTTCGAAGCTACTCTTGAAAGAGCATCTTTGGGAGGGGTCCGAGTTGGAGATGAAGTTTATGTTTATTATCCCAATGGAATAAGCCGAAAATATACGGTAGCTGGAATTTTTGCTACCAAGAGTTTCCTGGCTGATGCGCAGGCTTATGTAACAAAAGATGAAATGGAAGATGTTTTGGGACAGCATGACCTGGCCGACGAGATAATTGTAAAAACTGCAACTATGGGAGATGAGAATAAGTATATTTCAAAAATAGAAAATGTATTGGAGCAAAAACTGAAACTTTATATCTGGAGCGATTTTTTGGGCGCCCTGTCAACCGTTACAAACAGCTTTGATTTTGTAAAATTAATTTTTTACGCTATCGGACTGGCTGTTTCCGGCGCCAGCATTTTCATAATCATCTATATCGACTTGCTTAATCAGAAAAAACAAATCGGAATCTTGAAAGCGATCGGAATGGAAAGCAAAACTATTGTTATTTCCTATGTATTGCAAGCATTTTTTTATGGACTTATGGGGGTGATTTTGGGAAGATTCCTGCTTGAATACGCAATCTCTCCATATTTTCTCAAGCACCCGCTGGAGCTTCCTATCGGATATATCAGCCTTAATATTGAAAGCCTTGATCTTATGCGCACGGAAATAAGCATGGTAGTCGTATCGCTTATTGCCGGATTCATCCCATCCGTTCAAATTGCCAGAAAAAATATTTTAGATTCAATATTCAAATAA
- a CDS encoding ABC transporter ATP-binding protein: protein MEKDIITVKNLHKTYSGEVPLHVLKGVSFSVKEGEFVAIMGRSGSGKSTLLHQLSLLDNADEGEIIVEGQELTALSDSEKTKFRLQHFGYVFQEYALLSGFSAEEAVSLPLILQGCSIRESKKRAREILEMVQLGDRIKHFPSEMSGGEQQRVAVARALVNNPKILFADEPCANLDSETSTVILELFRKLNKELNQTVILVTHEPEDEEYVDRVIHMKDGILQ, encoded by the coding sequence ATGGAGAAAGATATTATAACCGTAAAAAATTTGCACAAAACTTATTCAGGGGAAGTTCCGCTGCATGTTCTTAAGGGCGTGAGTTTTTCTGTAAAGGAAGGGGAATTTGTGGCGATTATGGGCAGAAGCGGCAGTGGAAAATCCACCTTGCTTCATCAACTTAGCCTTTTGGATAACGCGGACGAAGGAGAAATAATTGTTGAAGGGCAAGAACTGACTGCCCTTTCAGACAGCGAAAAAACAAAATTTCGTCTTCAACACTTCGGTTATGTTTTTCAGGAATACGCTCTCCTGTCGGGATTCAGTGCCGAAGAAGCCGTCAGTTTGCCCCTTATTTTGCAAGGTTGCTCCATACGGGAAAGCAAAAAACGTGCCAGAGAAATACTTGAGATGGTTCAACTTGGTGATCGGATAAAACATTTTCCGTCCGAAATGTCAGGAGGCGAACAACAAAGAGTGGCGGTTGCCAGGGCCTTGGTCAATAATCCGAAAATTCTTTTTGCCGACGAACCTTGTGCCAACTTGGATTCGGAAACGTCAACCGTAATATTGGAACTTTTTAGAAAACTCAACAAAGAACTTAATCAAACCGTGATTTTGGTAACTCATGAACCGGAAGACGAGGAATATGTTGATAGGGTAATCCATATGAAAGACGGGATTTTACAATAA
- a CDS encoding efflux RND transporter periplasmic adaptor subunit, with amino-acid sequence MPKVKKAIYWIIVVAIVITIGSIIWGNKNKKADYTLTPVSKGTLTRTISANGEYLSKDEANVSFRISGPLINVKVDVGDKVKQGQFLASVDTGTLTEKLEQAKKAVTIQKKTLAYQKDKDDLYTKDQRSAQKAAIQQAEAAVDEISKQFQYANINAPIGGTVAEKNANIGEIVQAGSPVIKIVREDEMRIEARVPEVDIAGVRVGQKISVKFDAYPENQIFEAEVTEIDPTPVTVQNVVYYVVKMQVENPDAGLRYGMNCTIYDKVAQKDNVLMIPKGVIEKEGDKKFVTVLTDIKKQTVEKREIQTGLEGDNGIVEIVSGLKEGEQIATEK; translated from the coding sequence ATGCCAAAAGTTAAGAAAGCAATTTATTGGATCATTGTTGTCGCTATTGTGATAACGATAGGATCCATAATTTGGGGAAATAAGAACAAGAAAGCGGATTATACACTTACTCCGGTTAGCAAGGGGACGCTAACCCGGACCATTTCAGCCAACGGAGAATATTTATCTAAAGACGAAGCTAATGTCAGTTTTCGAATATCCGGACCGCTCATCAACGTTAAAGTGGATGTTGGGGACAAAGTGAAACAGGGACAATTTTTAGCCAGTGTTGATACGGGCACTTTAACGGAAAAATTGGAACAAGCAAAAAAAGCGGTTACGATCCAGAAAAAGACTTTGGCTTATCAAAAAGATAAGGATGATTTATATACCAAGGACCAACGCAGTGCTCAAAAGGCGGCGATCCAGCAAGCAGAGGCCGCCGTTGATGAAATTTCCAAACAATTCCAATATGCCAACATTAATGCACCGATAGGCGGAACAGTAGCTGAAAAAAATGCAAACATTGGAGAAATAGTTCAGGCCGGAAGCCCAGTGATTAAGATTGTTCGGGAAGACGAAATGAGAATTGAAGCTAGGGTTCCAGAAGTGGATATTGCCGGAGTCAGAGTCGGTCAGAAAATAAGTGTCAAATTTGATGCTTATCCGGAAAATCAAATATTTGAAGCGGAGGTAACGGAAATAGATCCAACTCCAGTTACCGTTCAGAACGTTGTTTACTACGTGGTCAAAATGCAGGTTGAAAATCCCGATGCAGGACTGCGATATGGTATGAACTGCACAATTTATGATAAGGTAGCCCAAAAAGATAATGTACTTATGATTCCCAAAGGAGTAATAGAAAAAGAAGGAGATAAAAAATTCGTTACCGTTCTGACTGATATCAAGAAACAAACAGTTGAAAAAAGAGAAATACAAACCGGACTGGAAGGAGATAATGGAATAGTGGAGATTGTTTCCGGTCTGAAAGAAGGCGAGCAGATAGCGACGGAGAAATAA
- a CDS encoding glycosyltransferase yields MRILLISDHADPLAEIGSKEAGGQNIYVFYLAKFLCRLGILVDVYTRWDRKNKKEIVKFNNHLRVIRVKAGPKRYIPRDNFLGVVDEFTENILKRVKKEKINYDIIHTNYWFSGLIGLKVAKKIKKPLVHIYHSIGQVRFESLKKYKFQETNNAFFEQRTIFEKEIAQKADKIITTSPVEKEIIKNLFRISGEKIQTITIGVDTKIFRPIKTERARKLAKVETNGKIILYVGRIEWRKGIGTLLYAFKEVIKKYPNARLFVIGGGKSKSARKLEEAECERLKKISQELGIEKRVKFLGPKKQKELYKYYSAADVCVVSSYYEPFGIVPLESMACGTPVIASRTGGLRYTVKDKITGCLFEPKNYSDLAEKINIVLKNGKDFYTGNCLKRINDDFQWEEIADQYDNFFNQLINKTKK; encoded by the coding sequence ATGCGTATTCTTCTAATCTCAGATCACGCCGATCCATTGGCGGAAATCGGGTCCAAAGAAGCCGGAGGGCAAAATATCTATGTTTTCTACCTAGCAAAATTTTTGTGCCGACTTGGAATTTTAGTTGATGTGTATACTCGTTGGGACAGAAAAAACAAAAAAGAAATTGTTAAATTCAACAATCATTTAAGGGTTATAAGGGTTAAAGCGGGTCCGAAAAGGTATATACCTAGAGATAATTTTTTAGGTGTTGTGGATGAATTTACGGAAAATATATTGAAAAGAGTAAAAAAGGAAAAAATAAATTATGATATAATTCATACAAACTACTGGTTTTCGGGGCTTATTGGTTTAAAAGTTGCTAAAAAAATCAAGAAACCGCTTGTTCATATTTATCATTCTATCGGTCAAGTGAGATTTGAGAGTTTGAAAAAATACAAATTTCAGGAAACCAACAATGCTTTTTTTGAACAAAGAACGATTTTTGAAAAAGAAATAGCCCAAAAAGCGGACAAGATAATTACGACCAGTCCGGTGGAAAAAGAAATTATCAAAAATCTTTTTAGAATCAGCGGTGAAAAAATACAAACCATAACTATCGGGGTGGATACGAAAATATTTAGGCCGATAAAAACCGAAAGAGCCAGAAAACTGGCAAAAGTCGAAACTAACGGAAAAATCATTCTTTATGTCGGCAGAATCGAATGGAGAAAAGGAATCGGAACACTGCTTTACGCCTTCAAAGAAGTTATTAAAAAATATCCCAATGCAAGATTATTTGTTATCGGCGGGGGCAAAAGCAAATCGGCAAGAAAGCTGGAAGAGGCTGAATGTGAGCGACTAAAAAAAATCTCTCAAGAATTAGGAATAGAAAAGAGAGTAAAATTCCTTGGTCCAAAAAAGCAAAAAGAACTATATAAATATTATTCAGCTGCCGATGTATGTGTTGTTTCCTCATATTATGAACCGTTTGGAATAGTTCCTCTGGAATCAATGGCTTGCGGAACCCCTGTAATCGCTTCGCGCACTGGAGGGTTGCGATATACCGTAAAAGACAAAATAACAGGATGCCTGTTTGAACCCAAAAATTATTCTGATTTAGCCGAAAAAATAAACATCGTTTTGAAAAACGGAAAAGATTTTTATACGGGAAACTGTTTAAAAAGAATCAACGATGATTTTCAATGGGAAGAAATAGCTGATCAATATGACAATTTTTTTAATCAATTAATAAACAAAACAAAAAAATGA
- a CDS encoding glycosyltransferase family 4 protein, with protein sequence MKIAIVAPFEEKVPPHKYGGTELVVYNLTQQLVKMGHDVTLIATGDSQTSAKLEVIFKRSLRSIPDLTDMKLREAYKFIGIGKVVTYLNENDFNVVHNHIGWRLLPFEKIIACPVVTTLHGPLDVPYQQRVYGEFSESNYISISMNQRKPMPELNFVANAYNGLDMEKFRQNYQPKDYFAFLGRMSPEKGPVQAIAVAKKAGVKLIMAAKVDLVDEEYFKKEVEPLIDDDQIKFIGEVDHEEKVELLGNAKALIAPIQWEEPFGLFFTEAMACGAPVFAMRRGSVPEIVIDKKTGFICDSVDEMAEKIKRVDEIDRKDCFEHVKKNFSSEKMTKDYIKAYEKVMKK encoded by the coding sequence ATGAAAATTGCAATAGTAGCTCCATTTGAGGAAAAAGTTCCCCCACATAAATATGGCGGAACGGAACTTGTTGTTTATAACTTGACTCAGCAGTTAGTAAAGATGGGTCATGATGTTACGCTCATAGCAACTGGAGATTCCCAAACAAGCGCCAAGCTGGAAGTCATTTTCAAAAGATCGCTCAGAAGTATTCCTGATCTTACGGACATGAAGTTACGGGAAGCTTATAAATTTATTGGGATAGGAAAAGTGGTAACATATTTAAATGAAAATGATTTTAATGTTGTTCATAATCATATTGGCTGGAGATTGCTTCCTTTTGAAAAAATTATCGCTTGTCCGGTAGTCACAACTCTTCACGGACCTCTCGATGTTCCTTATCAGCAGAGAGTTTATGGCGAGTTTAGCGAGTCAAATTACATAAGCATCAGCATGAATCAACGAAAACCGATGCCAGAACTTAATTTTGTGGCAAACGCTTATAATGGTCTGGATATGGAAAAATTTAGACAAAATTACCAGCCAAAAGATTATTTCGCATTTCTTGGCAGAATGTCTCCGGAGAAGGGACCGGTTCAAGCCATAGCGGTGGCAAAAAAAGCGGGGGTGAAATTGATTATGGCAGCCAAAGTTGATCTGGTTGATGAGGAATATTTCAAGAAAGAAGTAGAACCATTAATTGATGACGATCAGATTAAATTTATCGGAGAAGTTGATCATGAAGAAAAAGTGGAGCTTCTTGGAAATGCTAAGGCTTTAATCGCTCCGATTCAGTGGGAAGAACCTTTTGGTTTGTTTTTTACCGAAGCAATGGCTTGTGGGGCGCCTGTGTTTGCAATGAGACGCGGATCCGTTCCGGAAATCGTAATAGATAAAAAAACAGGATTTATCTGTGACAGTGTGGATGAGATGGCGGAGAAAATAAAAAGAGTTGATGAAATTGACAGAAAGGATTGCTTCGAACATGTTAAGAAAAATTTTTCTTCGGAAAAAATGACGAAAGATTACATTAAGGCTTACGAAAAGGTAATGAAAAAATAA
- a CDS encoding MFS transporter, giving the protein MFNFKKRYSGISRNVVILGVVSLLTDLSGQMVFPLLPLYITSVLGGGAVAVGLVEGAAEAAASLLKVVSGYWSDKIKSRKPFVFFGYTLSAIMKPVLAFSGSWFSVLLIRILDRVGKGLRDAPRDAIIAESNNQATLGKAYGFNRALDGLGSVGGSVLAFLLLPVFGFVNLFKLAIIPGLVSVGVISLVKEPERIKKVEKKISLKVGFGELTRELKIFILVATIFTLGNYSYAFLMLRAKADGLGDEKTIMLYALFYLVYTLLSMKAGSLSDKFGRKPIILAGYGMFTLLSIGLYLFGGVTFTIISFILFGIFFSLIDGTQRAFVSDLSPARLKGTALGTFHTFTGLAALPAGYIAGELWTKISPEATFLFGAIIGSVSILIFYCSLSNCKINYNKA; this is encoded by the coding sequence ATGTTTAACTTCAAAAAAAGATATTCAGGCATAAGCCGAAATGTGGTTATTCTTGGAGTTGTCAGTTTGCTGACGGATCTTTCTGGGCAGATGGTTTTTCCATTGCTCCCTCTTTATATTACCTCAGTTTTGGGTGGCGGAGCGGTAGCTGTTGGCCTGGTTGAAGGAGCGGCCGAAGCGGCCGCCTCGCTTTTAAAAGTCGTTTCCGGCTATTGGTCGGATAAAATAAAAAGCAGGAAACCGTTTGTTTTTTTTGGCTATACCCTTTCGGCTATAATGAAGCCGGTCCTGGCTTTTTCCGGCAGTTGGTTTTCCGTGCTACTCATCCGAATATTAGACCGAGTAGGAAAAGGTTTGCGTGACGCGCCACGCGACGCTATTATTGCCGAATCTAATAATCAGGCAACATTAGGCAAGGCTTACGGATTCAACCGGGCGTTGGATGGGCTGGGTTCAGTTGGCGGATCAGTATTGGCATTTTTGCTGCTTCCGGTTTTTGGTTTTGTAAACTTATTTAAGCTAGCCATTATTCCCGGTTTAGTTTCGGTGGGGGTGATTTCTTTGGTAAAAGAACCGGAAAGAATTAAAAAAGTTGAGAAAAAAATTTCCTTGAAAGTAGGATTTGGCGAATTGACGCGCGAGTTAAAAATATTTATTCTGGTTGCGACAATTTTTACACTGGGAAATTACAGCTATGCTTTTTTGATGCTTCGGGCGAAGGCGGACGGACTGGGAGATGAAAAAACTATCATGCTTTACGCTCTTTTTTATTTAGTCTACACCCTTTTGTCTATGAAAGCCGGATCATTGTCCGACAAATTTGGCAGAAAACCGATAATTTTGGCCGGATACGGAATGTTTACTCTCTTATCTATCGGGCTTTATTTATTTGGCGGTGTTACATTTACAATAATTTCGTTCATACTTTTCGGAATATTTTTTTCCTTGATTGATGGCACTCAGCGGGCATTCGTTTCTGATTTGTCACCGGCTCGTCTCAAGGGAACGGCTCTGGGAACTTTCCATACGTTTACCGGTTTAGCGGCTCTCCCTGCCGGATATATTGCCGGAGAACTTTGGACAAAAATAAGTCCGGAAGCGACGTTTTTGTTTGGAGCTATAATCGGGAGTGTTTCCATTTTGATTTTTTACTGTTCACTGAGCAATTGTAAAATTAATTATAATAAAGCATAA
- a CDS encoding HAD-IC family P-type ATPase, whose translation MKYKNLTSEEVERNQIKFGKNVLPEEKTVPAIRLFLAQFANPLVYILCFAALISLFLHKYFDIALILSVVVVNAIMGFFQENKTQKTLAALKKLVKPNAKVLRDNQRQDIEASELVPGDVVFLAVGDKIPADGKILESISFLINEAILTGESEAVEKKEGEEAYMGTIVSSGRAVMQVTNIGIATKIGEIAETLKDTQQPITTLQIRLKKLTQNLIYISIFLAVLVFIFGFATGRDFWQMAELSAILLVAIIPEALLIVITLVLVLAMRDSLKRKALIRKILAVETLGSVTTICTDKTGTLTEGKMKIVETDFSDQENSFLAMCLCNDRSDTVEIALWDYLDGLKDFDQQENFDKYNRVFEIPFGSEHKFMLTANHLSDGSGNHFIAIKGAPEVILKMSNLSEEDKKIITSKIHRWAEKGLKVLALAHKKISQEEIEEIKNKKISGFEWSGIVGLWDPPRKEVKETLAIARESGLKIKVVTGDYHRTAVKIMESLGMKVSSGEILKGSELEELSDEELKNKITNILLFARVTPEQKLRIVTALQELGEIVAMTGDGVNDAPALKKSNIGIVVGDASEVAKETADLILLDNNFKTIISAIEAGRLVFENIKKIILFILSNSFAEVVVIMGALILDWPFPLTIVQILWLHLLCDGPEDFILGFEPKEKETMLDGPKRMDEPIFGKLSIFLTVAISLLSGLISLGFFWYFGLYQGNVALGQTMAFMSLAFSSVVYIFSCRTLRKPFWKYENFWSNKWLFAVVIFSLFLATIITYFPPTQKLLNLIPLNLFQWSLLVAKAVLLVLVIEIGKLTMKPKNKKS comes from the coding sequence ATGAAATATAAAAATCTTACATCGGAAGAAGTTGAAAGAAATCAAATCAAGTTTGGAAAAAATGTTTTGCCGGAAGAAAAAACCGTTCCGGCAATCAGGCTTTTTCTGGCGCAGTTTGCCAACCCTTTAGTTTATATTCTTTGTTTTGCCGCTCTAATATCTCTCTTTCTTCATAAATATTTTGATATAGCACTCATTCTCTCTGTTGTTGTTGTTAATGCTATTATGGGATTTTTTCAAGAGAATAAGACGCAAAAAACTTTGGCGGCTCTCAAAAAATTGGTAAAACCGAACGCTAAAGTTTTGCGCGACAATCAAAGACAGGATATTGAAGCGTCAGAATTGGTTCCGGGGGATGTTGTTTTTCTCGCTGTCGGAGATAAGATTCCGGCTGATGGAAAAATTTTAGAATCAATCTCTTTTCTGATTAATGAAGCTATCTTAACCGGTGAAAGTGAGGCGGTGGAAAAAAAAGAAGGGGAAGAAGCTTATATGGGAACGATTGTTTCTTCCGGCCGGGCGGTAATGCAAGTGACGAATATTGGCATCGCGACAAAAATCGGAGAAATTGCCGAAACCCTGAAAGATACGCAGCAGCCGATAACCACTCTCCAAATCCGTTTGAAAAAATTGACCCAAAATTTAATTTACATTTCAATTTTCTTGGCGGTCTTGGTATTTATTTTTGGTTTTGCAACCGGCCGGGATTTTTGGCAGATGGCCGAACTTTCCGCCATTCTTTTGGTGGCGATTATTCCCGAAGCCTTGCTTATTGTTATTACTTTGGTATTGGTGCTGGCAATGCGTGACAGCCTGAAAAGAAAAGCGCTTATCAGGAAAATTTTAGCGGTGGAAACTTTGGGATCGGTTACGACAATTTGCACGGATAAAACCGGCACGCTCACAGAAGGAAAAATGAAGATTGTTGAAACTGATTTTTCCGACCAAGAGAATAGTTTTTTGGCAATGTGTCTTTGCAATGACAGGAGTGATACTGTGGAAATTGCGCTTTGGGATTATCTGGATGGGTTAAAAGATTTTGACCAGCAAGAAAATTTTGATAAATATAACAGAGTTTTTGAAATTCCTTTCGGCAGTGAGCATAAATTTATGCTTACAGCCAATCATCTTTCAGATGGCAGCGGCAATCATTTTATAGCCATCAAAGGAGCGCCGGAAGTTATTTTGAAAATGTCTAATTTGAGCGAGGAAGATAAGAAAATAATAACATCCAAAATTCACAGATGGGCAGAAAAAGGACTAAAGGTGCTGGCATTGGCTCACAAAAAAATATCGCAGGAGGAGATAGAGGAAATAAAAAACAAAAAAATATCCGGATTTGAGTGGAGTGGAATAGTTGGTCTTTGGGATCCGCCGCGAAAAGAAGTGAAAGAAACGCTGGCGATCGCCAGGGAATCGGGGCTAAAGATAAAGGTGGTGACTGGTGATTACCACCGCACGGCAGTAAAAATTATGGAATCCTTGGGAATGAAGGTTTCGTCCGGCGAGATTTTAAAAGGAAGCGAATTGGAAGAATTAAGCGATGAAGAATTAAAAAATAAAATTACCAACATTTTGTTATTTGCCAGGGTAACTCCGGAGCAAAAACTGAGGATAGTTACCGCTCTTCAGGAACTGGGAGAAATTGTGGCTATGACCGGAGATGGCGTAAATGATGCGCCAGCGCTCAAAAAATCCAACATTGGAATAGTAGTGGGAGATGCTTCGGAGGTAGCTAAGGAAACCGCCGATCTTATACTTCTGGACAATAATTTCAAAACGATTATTTCCGCAATTGAAGCCGGAAGGTTGGTCTTTGAAAATATCAAAAAGATAATCTTGTTCATCCTTTCCAATTCTTTTGCGGAAGTAGTGGTTATTATGGGTGCTTTGATTTTAGACTGGCCGTTTCCTCTTACAATCGTTCAAATCCTGTGGCTCCATCTTCTGTGCGACGGGCCGGAGGATTTTATTCTGGGTTTCGAACCAAAAGAAAAAGAAACAATGCTTGATGGACCCAAAAGAATGGACGAACCGATTTTTGGAAAGCTCAGTATTTTTTTGACTGTAGCAATATCTCTTCTCTCCGGCCTTATCTCTCTCGGCTTTTTCTGGTACTTCGGTTTATATCAAGGGAATGTAGCTCTTGGTCAGACAATGGCTTTTATGTCGCTGGCTTTCAGCTCTGTTGTTTATATTTTTTCCTGCCGGACGCTTCGCAAACCGTTTTGGAAATATGAAAATTTTTGGTCCAATAAATGGCTTTTTGCGGTTGTGATTTTTAGTTTATTTTTAGCTACTATTATCACGTATTTTCCTCCGACCCAAAAACTTCTAAATCTGATTCCCTTGAATTTATTCCAATGGAGTTTGCTGGTGGCAAAAGCAGTATTGCTGGTTTTGGTTATTGAAATAGGAAAGTTAACGATGAAGCCAAAAAATAAAAAGAGTTGA
- the murI gene encoding glutamate racemase, producing the protein MNNKKNGAIGIFDSGLGGLNVMKGLIKELPEYNYIYLGDTARVPYGNRSENIIYEFTKQAVDFLFNSGCEIIIFACNTVSSDALRKIQQEYLPKKYPRKQVLGVIIPTVEYAILKTKNKRIGVIATKGTVMSDAFKREFLKVDSKVKVFQNPCPLLVPIVEAGEQNSKTVDIILQKYLKPLLIKKIDILILGCTHYGVFKNKIKKIIGGKIKIISEPKIVAKKLKEYLQRHPELNRKLAKNSKYVFCSTDLTDRFEKLGSKIFSRKIKVKKVKIC; encoded by the coding sequence ATGAATAATAAAAAAAACGGGGCAATTGGCATATTCGATTCCGGTCTTGGAGGGCTAAATGTCATGAAAGGACTCATCAAAGAATTGCCGGAATACAATTACATATATTTAGGGGATACAGCGCGGGTGCCTTATGGAAACCGATCGGAAAATATTATCTATGAATTTACTAAACAAGCAGTAGATTTTCTTTTTAACAGCGGATGCGAAATCATAATTTTTGCTTGTAACACAGTATCCAGTGATGCTCTTAGAAAAATACAGCAAGAATATTTGCCAAAAAAATATCCACGGAAACAAGTTTTAGGCGTGATTATTCCAACGGTTGAATATGCTATTTTAAAAACTAAAAACAAAAGGATTGGAGTAATTGCGACTAAAGGCACAGTAATGTCTGATGCTTTTAAGAGGGAATTTTTGAAAGTTGATAGTAAGGTGAAGGTTTTTCAGAATCCTTGTCCACTGTTGGTACCGATTGTGGAAGCTGGCGAACAAAATTCAAAAACAGTTGATATTATTTTGCAAAAGTATCTAAAGCCATTACTTATCAAAAAAATAGACATATTGATTTTGGGCTGCACTCATTACGGAGTTTTTAAAAACAAAATTAAAAAAATAATTGGGGGAAAAATAAAAATAATTTCTGAGCCAAAAATTGTTGCAAAAAAATTAAAAGAATATTTGCAAAGGCATCCTGAATTAAATAGAAAATTGGCAAAAAATTCAAAATATGTTTTTTGTTCCACAGATCTAACAGATAGATTTGAAAAATTAGGCAGTAAAATTTTTAGCAGGAAAATTAAAGTAAAAAAGGTAAAAATATGCTAA